CCGGGCAAACCGGTCAACGATCTCCTGCCGGGCATTTGGCGGTGTGATCAGGAGAAGCGCGTCGACGCGCGGGTTGTCAGCCAGAGCATCAAGATCGGGAGTCGCGGCAAATCCATACTCTTCGGAAAATGCCTGACGACTCTCGGGGGTGCGGGCAAATGCCCCGATAACGTCGATCCGGTCCCTGAGCGCCTGCAATGCCAGAGCGTGGGGTCTGGACGCCATACCCAGGCCGACTACAGCCAGTCCGAGTTTCTTGCTCATCATGCAATCCCGTTCGCGAGCGTCTTGCCATTCTTGTCGAAGATGTGCAGGTTTTTCCGGTCAATACGGAGTGCGACCTCCTGACCACTGCGGACAGACAACTGGCCGGGCCGGTGAACGGTGATGTTGGGGAGTCCATCGGCATCGCAATAGAGATATGTTTCGCCACCCAATTGTTCGGCCAGGGTGAGGTTAGCGATCAGATCAGCATGGCTTGTCTTTGTCACTTCCAAGTGCTCGGGTCTTATGCCGATGAAACATTTGTCGCCCGCAGCCAGTCCGGCAACAGCAGGGACGTCGAGGGCGCAGGAACCCGCCTTCAGGACAAGACCGCCCTTGCCCTTGCCCTTCCCGGCGATCGCTTCAAAGATGTTCATCTTTGGCGATCCTATAAAGCCGGCAACGAAGGCGTTTTGCGGTTTGTTGTAAAGATCAAGAGGTGTTCCGGCCTGCTCGATCCGGCCGTCCTGAAGAACCACGATCTTGTCGGCCAGCGTCATCGCCTCCACCTGATCATGAGTAACATAAATCATCGTGCCGCCAATATCGTCGTGTAGTGCCGCAATCTCCTTGCGCATGTTCACGCGCAACTCGGCGTCCAGATTTGAAAGCGGCTCATCGAAGAGAAAAGCCTTCGGGTTGCGTACAATTGCCCGTCCGATTGCCACCCGTTGCCGTTGACCGCCGGACAGGGCCTTGGGTTTCCTGCCCAGATAGGCTTCGAGTTGCAAAAGCCGTGCGGCATTGTTCACCCTCTCATCGATCTCGG
The Parvularculales bacterium DNA segment above includes these coding regions:
- the ugpC gene encoding sn-glycerol-3-phosphate ABC transporter ATP-binding protein UgpC, whose translation is MTEIRLKNVKKSFGPVEVIRGVDLAVDSGEFCVFVGPSGCGKSTLLRIIAGLADVTGGEVVIDGETVNGIPASERGLAMVFQSYALYPHMTIYKNMAFGLENSNMPRAEIDERVNNAARLLQLEAYLGRKPKALSGGQRQRVAIGRAIVRNPKAFLFDEPLSNLDAELRVNMRKEIAALHDDIGGTMIYVTHDQVEAMTLADKIVVLQDGRIEQAGTPLDLYNKPQNAFVAGFIGSPKMNIFEAIAGKGKGKGGLVLKAGSCALDVPAVAGLAAGDKCFIGIRPEHLEVTKTSHADLIANLTLAEQLGGETYLYCDADGLPNITVHRPGQLSVRSGQEVALRIDRKNLHIFDKNGKTLANGIA